The following are from one region of the Nicotiana tomentosiformis chromosome 7, ASM39032v3, whole genome shotgun sequence genome:
- the LOC104108274 gene encoding aldose reductase, producing the protein MAQMTIDPQNEKIEYFELLSGHKIPAIGLGTWRAENAKDSVYTAIVEAGYRHVDTAAGYEVQEEVGRGIKAAIQAGVERSSLFVTSKLWCNDLRVLPALMKSLNELQQDYLDLYLIHWPFRLKDGASRPPKVGEVLDFDWEGVWREMEKLVTDKLVRDIGVCNFTVKKLNKLLDIAQIMPSVYQMEMHPGWRNEKMFEACKKNSIHVTVYSPLGSREIDLIHHPVVERVARKVNKSAGKVLVRWAIQRGTSTIPKSDHSERIKENLKVFSWGIPKHDFQALCDIPDQARVLDGEELFVNKTDGPYRSVADIWNHEV; encoded by the exons atggcTCAGATGACAATAGACCCACAAAATGAGAAAATAGAATATTTTGAGCTGTTGAGTGGACACAAGATTCCTGCTATTGGTTTGGGCACATGGAGAGCTGAAAATGCAAAGGACTCTGTTTATACTGCTATCGTTGAG GCCGGCTACAGGCATGTGGATACAGCGGCTGGGTATGAAGTCCAAGAAGAG GTTGGCCGTGGAATCAAAGCAGCTATACAAGCAGGAGTAGAGAGATCATCCCTGTTTGTCACATCTAAACTATG GTGTAATGATTTGAGAGTTCTCCCAGCATTGATGAAGAGTCTCAATGAACTGCAACAAGATTATCTTGATCTCTATC TTATCCATTGGCCTTTCCGTCTAAAGGACGGAGCGAGCAGACCTCCAAAAGTAGGGGAAGTGTTGGACTTCGACTGGGAAGGCGTTTGGAGAGAAATGGAGAAGTTGGTGACGGACAAACTAGTTCGAGATATTGGAGTATGTAATTTCACAGTCAAGAAACTTAATAAGCTCTTAGATATTGCCCAGATAATGCCTTCAGTATACCAG ATGGAGATGCACCCTGGATGGAGAAATGAAAAAATGTTTGAGGCTTGCAAGAAGAATAGCATCCACGTCACA GTATATTCACCTCTTGGTTCACGAGAAATTGATCTTATACATCATCCGGTGGTGGAGAGGGTAGCAAGAAAGGTAAATAAATCAGCAGGGAAGGTGCTAGTGAGGTGGGCTATACAAAGAGGAACGAGTACAATTCCCAAATCTGATCACTCTGAAAGAATCAAAGAGAACCTTAAAGTGTTCTCGTGGGGAATTCCAAAGCATGACTTCCAAGCCCTTTGTGATATCCCAGATCAG GCACGAGTATTGGACGGAGAAGAACTGTTCGTGAACAAGACGGATGGGCCTTACAGGAGCGTAGCAGATATTTGGAACCATGAAGTTTAA